From the genome of Chloroflexota bacterium, one region includes:
- a CDS encoding metal-dependent transcriptional regulator, with amino-acid sequence MRSPAVEDYLRVIYNLQEHGVAATTTALAAALEVRPASVTNMLKRLAALGLVDYVPYRGATLLPDGERIALEVVRHHRLLELYLADVLGVPWDRVHEEADRLEHVISEDLEERLAAALGEPIADPHGDPIPTPDLQAREMQGTPLDRCPSGREMIVVRVVEQEPGTLRRLARWDIRPGTRVVRLEDPTPEGRVRIRVGECERVIDSRLAGRILVTEPAADDLPAA; translated from the coding sequence ATGCGCAGTCCGGCTGTGGAAGATTACCTGCGTGTTATCTACAATCTGCAGGAGCACGGCGTGGCGGCCACCACCACGGCATTGGCGGCAGCTCTGGAGGTGAGGCCGGCCTCGGTCACCAATATGCTCAAGCGGCTGGCCGCTCTGGGCTTGGTGGACTATGTGCCCTATCGGGGCGCCACGCTGCTCCCCGATGGTGAGCGCATCGCGTTGGAGGTGGTGCGACATCATCGCCTGCTGGAATTGTACCTGGCCGATGTCCTGGGCGTCCCCTGGGATCGGGTGCACGAGGAGGCCGATCGGCTGGAGCACGTGATCTCGGAGGATCTGGAGGAGCGACTGGCCGCCGCGTTGGGGGAGCCGATCGCGGATCCCCACGGCGACCCCATTCCCACGCCGGACTTGCAGGCCCGGGAGATGCAGGGGACGCCGCTTGATCGGTGTCCTTCCGGTCGGGAGATGATCGTGGTGCGGGTCGTCGAGCAGGAGCCGGGGACCCTGCGCCGACTGGCGCGATGGGATATACGGCCGGGGACGCGGGTGGTCCGATTGGAGGATCCCACGCCGGAGGGCCGTGTGCGCATTCGCGTGGGGGAATGTGAGCGCGTGATCGATTCGCGATTGGCCGGCCGGATCCTGGTAACGGAGCCGGCTGCCGACGATCTTCCCGCTGCCTGA
- the uvrC gene encoding excinuclease ABC subunit UvrC: MARRISEKLQAKLDTVPSRTGVYLMRDARGRVIYVGKAVNLRSRVRSYFQLSAGHSARTRRLVQDVADLEWIVTDTELEALILENELIKRYQPRYNVRLKDDKNYPYIKVHWQDDFPKVTIVRRMARDGARYYGPFTSAAAVRQTLDALRRVFPFLDCNREITGKDARPCLYFHIKRCAGPCIGAVTREEYREIIQGLCDFLEGNTDAVLADLQRKMQQAAEAWQFERAALYRDQIQAAERIVERQKVVSGKQEDEDVVAFAYDPRQDEACVQVFQVRRGRLIGRETFVLDGVTTEENGELLGAFLKQFYDEAAYIPPHILLPLDLDERPIIEQWLRSKRGSRVTLKVPRRGPKRQLVQMAVENARETLQALQAQWQADTHRQTEALAELQEYLGLDSPPSRIECYDISTLQGTHTVGSMVVFAKGVPLKSDYRRFNVRSVGQAGQPDDYAAMREVLRRRFRRAVEAAEGPDPGQKARKRDAVWSRLPDLVIVDGGKGQLNVALEVLEEYGLREVVPVVGLAKQHEEIFLPDRSDPVILPRGSEALHLVQRIRDEAHRFAITHQRNRRRKAALASALDEIPGIGPKRRQALLRRFGSLDAIRQASVEELAAVPGMTRAAAEQIKAHL; the protein is encoded by the coding sequence ATGGCTCGCCGAATTTCCGAGAAACTCCAGGCCAAACTGGACACGGTGCCCTCCCGCACGGGTGTCTACCTGATGAGGGACGCGCGTGGGAGGGTGATCTACGTGGGGAAGGCGGTCAACCTGCGAAGCCGCGTGCGCTCCTACTTCCAGTTGTCCGCCGGCCACAGCGCGCGCACGCGCCGCCTCGTCCAGGATGTCGCCGACCTGGAATGGATCGTCACCGACACGGAGCTGGAAGCGCTCATCCTAGAAAACGAGCTCATCAAACGCTACCAGCCCCGCTACAACGTGCGCCTGAAGGACGATAAGAATTATCCTTATATCAAGGTGCACTGGCAAGATGACTTCCCCAAGGTCACCATCGTGCGGCGCATGGCGCGAGACGGCGCGCGATACTACGGGCCCTTCACCTCGGCGGCGGCCGTTCGCCAGACCCTGGACGCGCTGCGTCGGGTCTTCCCCTTCCTGGACTGCAACCGGGAGATCACCGGAAAGGATGCACGGCCCTGCCTGTACTTCCACATCAAGCGCTGCGCGGGCCCCTGCATCGGCGCCGTCACCCGCGAGGAGTATCGAGAGATCATCCAGGGGCTGTGTGACTTCCTGGAGGGCAACACCGACGCGGTGCTGGCCGATCTCCAACGCAAGATGCAGCAGGCGGCCGAGGCCTGGCAATTCGAGCGAGCCGCCCTCTATCGCGATCAGATCCAGGCGGCAGAGCGGATCGTCGAGCGGCAAAAGGTGGTCTCCGGGAAACAGGAGGACGAGGACGTCGTCGCCTTCGCCTACGATCCCCGCCAGGACGAGGCCTGCGTGCAGGTCTTCCAGGTCCGACGAGGCCGGCTGATCGGCCGGGAGACCTTCGTCCTGGACGGCGTCACGACGGAGGAGAACGGCGAGCTGCTGGGGGCCTTCCTCAAGCAGTTCTACGACGAGGCGGCTTACATCCCACCTCACATCCTGCTCCCCCTGGACCTGGACGAGCGGCCGATCATCGAGCAGTGGCTGCGCTCCAAGCGAGGATCTCGCGTCACCCTGAAGGTGCCCCGTCGCGGTCCCAAACGACAGCTCGTGCAGATGGCCGTGGAGAACGCCCGGGAGACCCTACAGGCGCTCCAGGCCCAATGGCAGGCCGACACCCACCGGCAGACGGAGGCGCTGGCGGAGCTGCAGGAGTACCTGGGGCTGGACTCGCCGCCCTCCCGTATCGAGTGCTACGACATCTCCACGCTACAGGGCACCCACACGGTCGGAAGCATGGTGGTCTTCGCCAAGGGCGTGCCCCTCAAGTCGGACTATCGTCGGTTCAACGTGCGATCGGTGGGGCAGGCCGGTCAGCCGGATGACTACGCGGCCATGCGGGAGGTGCTGCGTCGCCGGTTCCGTCGCGCCGTGGAGGCCGCCGAAGGCCCCGATCCCGGCCAGAAGGCCCGCAAGCGAGATGCCGTGTGGTCGCGCCTCCCCGATCTGGTCATCGTCGACGGCGGCAAGGGGCAGCTCAACGTGGCGCTGGAGGTGCTGGAGGAGTACGGGCTGCGTGAGGTTGTGCCGGTGGTGGGGTTGGCCAAGCAACACGAGGAGATCTTCCTCCCTGACCGATCCGATCCTGTAATCCTGCCGCGCGGCTCCGAGGCCCTCCACCTGGTGCAGCGCATCCGGGACGAGGCGCACCGATTCGCCATCACCCACCAGCGTAATCGCCGCCGCAAGGCCGCGTTGGCCTCCGCGCTGGATGAGATCCCCGGCATCGGCCCTAAGCGGCGACAGGCGCTGCTCCGGCGCTTCGGCTCACTGGACGCCATCCGGCAGGCCTCCGTGGAGGAGCTGGCGGCCGTGCCCGGCATGACCCGCGCCGCCGCCGAACAGATCAAAGCCCATCTGTAG
- a CDS encoding ABC transporter ATP-binding protein, giving the protein MERTRHALTERDVAHAGYAIEAEGLTRHFTSAHGGRQIVAVDGLDLRVPRGCIFGLVGPDGAGKTTTIRMLCGILPPTAGTARISGHDVVREVDRVHECAGYMSQRFTLYEDLTVEENIRFFANIFGIPPRQREERMVQLLEFAGLSPFRRRRAAHLSGGMKQKLALACTLIHEPEVLMLDEPTTGVDPVARRDLWKILYTLLGRGVTILVSTPYMDEAERCNMVAFLLGGRLLAVGTPDELKRRFPWRVLALRARPWEAARRIARDIPGVVDVQVMGDVLHLFVEDERMVRPALERALEDSDVEVRSLRWVSPSMEDVFMELTARAERER; this is encoded by the coding sequence ATGGAGAGGACTCGTCACGCGCTTACGGAACGCGATGTGGCTCACGCCGGGTATGCGATCGAGGCGGAGGGTTTGACCCGGCACTTCACGAGCGCGCACGGCGGCCGCCAGATCGTGGCGGTGGACGGATTGGATCTGCGCGTGCCGCGCGGCTGCATCTTCGGCCTTGTGGGGCCGGACGGGGCGGGCAAGACGACGACCATCCGCATGTTGTGCGGCATCCTGCCCCCCACGGCGGGCACGGCCAGGATCTCCGGGCACGATGTGGTTCGGGAGGTCGACCGCGTTCATGAATGCGCGGGGTACATGTCTCAGCGCTTCACCCTGTACGAGGACCTCACCGTCGAAGAGAACATCCGCTTCTTTGCGAACATCTTCGGCATCCCGCCTCGCCAGCGGGAGGAGCGCATGGTCCAGTTGCTGGAGTTCGCCGGCCTGAGCCCGTTTCGCCGTCGCCGGGCCGCGCACCTTTCCGGTGGGATGAAGCAGAAGCTGGCCCTGGCCTGCACCCTGATCCATGAGCCGGAGGTGCTCATGCTGGACGAGCCTACCACAGGCGTGGACCCGGTCGCCCGTCGTGATCTCTGGAAGATCCTCTACACGCTGCTGGGGCGCGGCGTGACGATCCTCGTCAGCACGCCATACATGGACGAGGCCGAGCGGTGCAACATGGTGGCGTTCCTTTTAGGAGGGCGGCTGTTGGCCGTGGGGACGCCGGACGAGTTGAAGCGGCGCTTCCCCTGGCGGGTGCTGGCGTTACGGGCCAGGCCGTGGGAGGCCGCCCGGCGCATCGCGCGGGATATACCCGGCGTGGTCGATGTGCAGGTCATGGGGGACGTGCTGCATCTCTTCGTGGAGGACGAGCGGATGGTTCGCCCCGCTCTGGAGCGGGCCCTTGAGGATTCCGACGTGGAGGTGCGCTCCCTGCGGTGGGTGTCTCCATCCATGGAGGATGTCTTCATGGAGCTGACGGCGCGAGCGGAGAGGGAGCGATGA
- a CDS encoding ABC transporter ATP-binding protein — protein MSTSPYAVEVEGLTRRFGDFVAVDHISFRIRRGEVFGFLGPNGAGKTTTIRMLCGILSPSEGTARILGIDVARYPDRVKQHIGYMSQRFSLYEDLTVRENLEFYAGVYQVPRRERKRRVRELIEMAGLTGRERELAGHLSGGVRQRLALGCAILHRPPILFLDEPTSGVDPTSRRRFWDMIYGLAEEGVTVMVTTHYMDEAERCHTVGLIHQGRLVALGSPDDLKETRMRGQILEIDCEPSMAAIDVLMPLPEVQEVALYGLLLHVTVADATAAIGPIRAALSAAGITVRSLEQVSPTLEDVFISLVRSGQRSPAQGGNASDLSP, from the coding sequence ATGAGCACATCGCCCTATGCTGTGGAGGTCGAGGGGTTGACGCGTCGATTCGGCGATTTCGTCGCCGTGGATCACATCTCGTTCCGCATCCGGCGCGGGGAGGTCTTCGGCTTCCTGGGACCGAACGGCGCCGGCAAGACGACGACCATCCGCATGTTGTGTGGCATCCTCTCCCCCAGTGAGGGCACGGCTCGCATCCTGGGCATCGACGTGGCACGGTATCCTGATCGGGTCAAACAGCACATCGGCTACATGTCGCAGCGGTTCTCGCTCTATGAGGACCTGACCGTGCGTGAGAACCTGGAGTTCTACGCGGGCGTGTATCAGGTGCCGCGCCGGGAGCGCAAAAGGCGCGTGCGGGAGCTCATCGAGATGGCGGGGCTGACCGGACGCGAGCGAGAGCTGGCGGGGCACCTGTCCGGCGGCGTGCGCCAACGGCTGGCGCTGGGGTGCGCCATCCTGCATCGCCCGCCTATCCTCTTCCTGGATGAGCCCACCAGCGGGGTGGATCCCACCTCGCGGCGGCGCTTTTGGGACATGATCTATGGGCTTGCCGAAGAGGGCGTGACGGTGATGGTCACCACGCACTACATGGACGAGGCTGAGCGTTGCCACACCGTGGGGCTGATCCACCAGGGTCGGCTGGTCGCCCTGGGATCCCCTGACGATCTGAAGGAGACCCGGATGCGTGGGCAGATCCTGGAGATCGACTGCGAGCCCTCCATGGCCGCCATCGATGTGCTGATGCCGCTACCCGAGGTGCAGGAGGTCGCCCTGTATGGGCTGTTGTTGCATGTCACCGTCGCTGACGCGACCGCGGCGATCGGCCCCATCCGGGCGGCGCTGTCCGCGGCCGGCATCACCGTGCGCTCGTTGGAGCAGGTGTCGCCCACATTGGAGGACGTCTTCATCTCCCTGGTGCGCTCTGGACAGCGCTCCCCAGCGCAAGGTGGAAACGCTTCGGATCTCTCCCCTTGA
- a CDS encoding TetR/AcrR family transcriptional regulator: MIEGMRRDERAERRAAARERRVERRTAQILDAAARVFARKGFHRATTREIAAEAGVSEGTLYNYFENKQALLVAMLERLAEIEALTRTLEAGEEPPDVFLREVLRRRFALFRRNVDVVRAVLPELLAQEELRHAFLQRVIQVTKEALQPYIERQIALGKLRPADPEKMTLVLQGLFLGLMVMDLSGEPVITQGDPDLPDQLADLLVHGLGAGGETC; encoded by the coding sequence GTGATCGAGGGGATGCGGAGGGATGAGAGGGCGGAACGCCGCGCGGCGGCCCGGGAGCGGCGTGTGGAGAGGCGGACGGCGCAGATCCTGGACGCCGCCGCCCGGGTGTTCGCTCGCAAGGGATTTCACCGGGCCACCACGCGAGAGATCGCGGCCGAGGCCGGCGTGTCCGAGGGCACCCTGTACAACTACTTCGAGAACAAGCAGGCCCTCCTGGTCGCCATGTTGGAGCGCCTGGCCGAGATCGAGGCGCTGACCCGCACCCTGGAGGCCGGGGAGGAGCCCCCCGATGTCTTCCTGCGAGAGGTGTTACGCCGACGGTTTGCGCTCTTCAGGCGCAATGTGGACGTGGTGCGAGCGGTCCTGCCGGAGTTGCTCGCCCAGGAGGAATTGCGCCATGCCTTTCTGCAGCGCGTGATCCAGGTGACGAAGGAGGCCCTGCAGCCGTATATCGAGCGGCAGATCGCCCTAGGGAAGCTACGCCCGGCCGATCCGGAGAAGATGACGCTCGTCCTGCAGGGGCTCTTCCTGGGCTTGATGGTCATGGATTTGAGCGGTGAGCCGGTCATCACGCAGGGCGACCCGGATCTGCCGGATCAACTGGCCGATCTGTTGGTTCATGGCCTGGGAGCAGGAGGGGAGACATGTTGA
- the feoB gene encoding ferrous iron transport protein B, producing the protein MMSHHAHAQAVLAELAGEGRREDVIVIALTGNPNVGKSTLFNALTGQRQHTGNWPGKTVALAFGEFEFQGETVHVVDLPGTYSLAAQSPEEVVARDFVIQGGADVVIDIVDATNLERNLNLTLQLLELTDRVVIALNLIDEAKRSGIEVDAQALEKFLGVPVVPIVARDGTGVPELIAISLDVARGRRPTRPIRVDYGLALERAIDHLAERIRSLGVNGRSRWLALKLLEDDPEITTAFRVGDLSACCLAREKDILYEEAAAPVNPAPDSELATILAEAEAIAEGMTPDARVEIVRRRYAVAHEAVQRTVRRFDTFGAGLTERLDRIITHRFWSWPIMLAMLAAVFWITIKGANIPSEWLATGFDWLAHTTRVLLQGIGAPWWVEGLLVDALIVGLGAVISVMLPPMVIFFTLFALMEDWGFLPRVAFNLDRVMRAVGSQGKQCLICAMSYGCNITGIMSARIIDNEKDRIVAILTSPLIICNGRFGAGVVLVIILFGQNAVPVMISLVLLSLMAVFLATFLLNRTIFRDEPGGFVLELPPYRTPQIGPVVWRVLVDKVADTMGRAIQIAAPTVVLIWLMGNFPRGVPFEQTPIGWLVRLLEPLGRPWQLSGEAMAALLFTLPAKEIVVPSLAMTYGLQSSLADSQAVLDYLAASWTPLTAYTFMVFYMLYLPCLVTTWATWKETRSLKWTVLGIVVPLIVATIITTIVFQVGRLIGLT; encoded by the coding sequence ATGATGTCGCATCACGCACATGCACAGGCGGTCCTGGCGGAGCTGGCGGGGGAGGGACGACGAGAGGATGTGATTGTCATCGCCTTGACCGGAAACCCGAACGTGGGGAAGAGTACGCTGTTCAACGCGCTGACGGGGCAGCGGCAGCACACGGGCAACTGGCCGGGCAAGACGGTGGCGTTGGCGTTCGGCGAGTTTGAGTTTCAAGGGGAGACGGTGCACGTCGTGGACCTGCCGGGCACCTATAGCCTGGCGGCTCAGTCTCCGGAGGAGGTGGTCGCCCGGGATTTCGTCATCCAGGGCGGCGCCGACGTGGTCATCGACATCGTGGATGCCACCAATCTGGAGCGGAATCTGAACCTGACGCTGCAGCTGCTGGAGCTGACGGATCGGGTGGTCATCGCGTTGAACCTGATCGATGAGGCGAAGCGCTCCGGCATCGAGGTGGATGCGCAGGCCCTGGAGAAGTTCCTGGGCGTGCCGGTGGTGCCCATCGTCGCCCGGGATGGCACGGGAGTTCCGGAGCTGATCGCCATCTCCTTGGATGTGGCGCGTGGTCGTCGCCCCACGCGCCCGATTCGCGTGGATTATGGGCTGGCACTGGAGCGAGCGATCGACCATTTGGCGGAGCGCATCCGCTCGCTGGGAGTGAACGGACGAAGCCGTTGGCTGGCGCTGAAGCTGCTGGAGGATGATCCGGAGATCACCACGGCGTTCCGGGTGGGAGATCTCTCGGCCTGCTGCCTGGCGCGTGAGAAGGACATCTTGTACGAGGAGGCGGCCGCGCCCGTAAATCCTGCCCCCGACTCGGAGCTGGCGACGATCCTGGCCGAGGCGGAGGCGATCGCGGAGGGCATGACGCCGGACGCTCGCGTGGAGATCGTGCGACGACGCTACGCCGTCGCGCATGAGGCCGTGCAGCGGACGGTGCGACGGTTCGACACCTTCGGCGCGGGGTTGACGGAGCGGCTGGATCGGATCATCACGCACCGCTTTTGGTCCTGGCCGATCATGCTGGCCATGCTGGCGGCTGTCTTCTGGATCACGATCAAGGGGGCGAATATCCCCTCGGAGTGGCTGGCGACCGGGTTTGACTGGCTGGCTCACACGACCCGTGTGTTGCTGCAGGGCATCGGCGCGCCCTGGTGGGTGGAGGGGTTACTGGTCGACGCCCTCATCGTCGGCTTGGGGGCGGTGATCAGCGTCATGCTCCCGCCCATGGTCATCTTCTTCACCCTCTTTGCTCTGATGGAGGATTGGGGCTTCCTGCCGCGGGTGGCGTTCAACCTGGACCGGGTGATGCGAGCCGTAGGCTCGCAGGGGAAGCAATGTCTGATTTGCGCCATGAGCTATGGTTGTAACATCACGGGCATCATGTCGGCTCGCATCATCGACAATGAGAAGGACCGGATCGTGGCCATCCTCACCAGCCCGCTGATCATCTGCAACGGTCGCTTCGGCGCGGGTGTGGTGCTGGTGATCATCCTCTTTGGCCAGAATGCCGTTCCCGTGATGATTAGCCTGGTCCTGCTCAGCCTGATGGCCGTCTTCCTGGCGACGTTCCTCCTGAACCGCACGATCTTTCGGGATGAGCCGGGCGGCTTCGTGCTGGAGCTGCCGCCGTATCGTACGCCGCAGATCGGCCCTGTGGTCTGGCGGGTGCTGGTGGACAAGGTGGCGGACACCATGGGGCGCGCCATCCAGATCGCCGCCCCGACGGTGGTGTTGATCTGGCTGATGGGGAACTTCCCACGCGGCGTGCCCTTTGAGCAGACGCCCATCGGATGGCTAGTGCGCCTGCTCGAGCCGCTGGGACGGCCGTGGCAGCTTAGCGGCGAGGCTATGGCCGCTCTGCTGTTCACCCTGCCGGCCAAGGAGATCGTCGTGCCCAGCCTGGCCATGACTTACGGCCTGCAGTCCAGCCTGGCGGATTCCCAGGCGGTATTGGATTATCTGGCGGCCAGCTGGACGCCGCTTACGGCGTACACGTTCATGGTCTTTTACATGTTGTATCTGCCCTGCCTGGTGACCACGTGGGCCACCTGGAAGGAGACGCGCAGCCTGAAGTGGACGGTCTTGGGCATCGTGGTGCCGCTGATCGTGGCGACCATCATCACGACGATCGTCTTCCAGGTCGGCCGTCTGATCGGGTTGACCTGA
- a CDS encoding ABC transporter permease, giving the protein MLTRTLSIARKEFLHIIRDPRTLATMFLIPIMQLMLLGYAATNDVGHVIMAVLDWDRTPESRALIDAYRATDYFIPRYYPQSEEELRDLMDRGKVRVGLIIPPGYGRDLARNGTAQVGFVVDGSDPTVANTAYAAAQSVGQSIALEMIQHRLGGQAVHGPEVRARVWYNPELKSTNFMIPGLIGMILQTLAMLLTALALVREREKGTIEQLIVTPLRASELIVGKILPYVLVAFFDLGEVLLIGTLWFKVPINGSVLLLVELSLLFLVTALGIGLMISSAAQTQQEAMFLSFFTIVPSLFLSGFFYPLDAMPAFLQMVSYAIPLRYFLIIARSVIIKGVGIEALREPVLALCLFAPVTLTLAVLRMRKQTVA; this is encoded by the coding sequence ATGTTGACCCGAACGCTCTCCATTGCTCGCAAGGAATTCCTGCACATCATCCGTGATCCGCGCACGCTGGCCACCATGTTCCTGATCCCGATTATGCAGTTGATGTTGCTGGGCTACGCGGCCACCAACGATGTCGGACACGTGATCATGGCCGTGTTGGACTGGGATCGCACGCCCGAGAGCCGGGCGCTGATCGACGCGTATCGAGCGACGGATTACTTCATCCCCAGGTATTATCCGCAGAGCGAGGAGGAGTTGCGAGACCTGATGGATCGGGGCAAGGTGCGGGTGGGGCTGATTATCCCGCCCGGCTACGGGCGGGATCTAGCGCGAAACGGCACCGCCCAGGTCGGCTTTGTGGTGGACGGCTCCGATCCAACGGTGGCCAATACGGCGTATGCGGCCGCGCAGAGCGTGGGACAGAGCATCGCCCTGGAGATGATCCAGCACCGCCTGGGGGGACAGGCCGTCCATGGGCCGGAGGTGCGGGCCCGCGTCTGGTACAACCCGGAACTGAAGAGCACCAACTTCATGATCCCCGGCCTCATCGGCATGATCCTGCAGACGCTGGCGATGCTCCTCACCGCGCTGGCGTTGGTACGAGAGCGGGAGAAGGGCACCATCGAGCAGTTGATCGTCACCCCACTGCGGGCCTCGGAGCTGATCGTCGGGAAGATCCTCCCGTATGTCCTGGTCGCGTTCTTCGATCTGGGCGAGGTATTGCTGATCGGCACCCTCTGGTTCAAGGTGCCCATCAACGGGAGCGTGCTCTTGCTGGTGGAGCTGTCGTTGCTCTTCCTGGTGACCGCGTTGGGGATCGGCCTGATGATCTCCAGCGCGGCGCAGACGCAGCAGGAGGCCATGTTCCTCAGCTTCTTCACCATCGTACCCTCGCTCTTCCTGTCTGGCTTCTTCTACCCGTTGGACGCCATGCCGGCCTTCCTGCAGATGGTTAGCTACGCGATCCCGCTGCGCTACTTCCTCATCATCGCGCGCAGCGTGATCATCAAGGGGGTGGGCATCGAGGCGCTGCGTGAGCCGGTGTTGGCGCTCTGCCTCTTCGCGCCGGTGACGCTGACGCTGGCCGTGTTGCGCATGCGTAAGCAGACGGTGGCATGA